One Pan paniscus chromosome 16, NHGRI_mPanPan1-v2.0_pri, whole genome shotgun sequence DNA segment encodes these proteins:
- the CALML4 gene encoding calmodulin-like protein 4 isoform X4 — MHMQIKQEDPKKEILLAMLMADKEKKGYIMASDLRSKLMSLGEKLTHKEVDDLFREAHIEPNGKVKYDEFIHKITLPGRDY; from the exons ATGCACATGCAAATAAAACAAGAAGACCCAAAGAAAGAAATTCTTCTAGCCATGTTGATGGCGGACAAGGAGAAGAAAGGTTACATCATGGCGTCCGACCTGCGGTCAAAACTCATGAGTCTGGGGGAGAAGCTCACCCACAAGGAAG TGGATGATCTCTTCAGGGAAGCACATATTGAACCCAATGGCAAAGTGAAGTATGATGAATTTATCCACAAGATCACCCTTCCTGGACGGGACTATTGA
- the CALML4 gene encoding calmodulin-like protein 4 isoform X3, translating to MVAMRCLGASPTPGEVQRHLQTHGIDGNGELDFSTFLTIMHMQIKQEDPKKEILLAMLMADKEKKGYIMASDLRSKLMSLGEKLTHKEVDDLFREAHIEPNGKVKYDEFIHKITLPGRDY from the exons ATGGTGGCCATGAGGTGCCTGGGGGCCAGCCCGACGCCAGGGGAGGTGCAGCGGCACCTGCAGACCCACGGGATAG ATGGAAATGGAGAGCTGGATTTCTCCACTTTTCTGACCATTATGCACATGCAAATAAAACAAGAAGACCCAAAGAAAGAAATTCTTCTAGCCATGTTGATGGCGGACAAGGAGAAGAAAGGTTACATCATGGCGTCCGACCTGCGGTCAAAACTCATGAGTCTGGGGGAGAAGCTCACCCACAAGGAAG TGGATGATCTCTTCAGGGAAGCACATATTGAACCCAATGGCAAAGTGAAGTATGATGAATTTATCCACAAGATCACCCTTCCTGGACGGGACTATTGA